In Corythoichthys intestinalis isolate RoL2023-P3 chromosome 4, ASM3026506v1, whole genome shotgun sequence, a genomic segment contains:
- the rbm42 gene encoding RNA-binding protein 42 isoform X2 encodes MALKSEEERLKEMEAEMALFEQEVLGGPLPLSGNPPVMEALPVAVTVTTIPVVRPVIGTNTFRQVQQTLDARGNFVGPPPTFVGPAPVPPVRAPPPPMMRPAFVPHILQRPSGPRLHILRAPPVAPPLPRPPPPPPMMGSPPTQGQAPQGLSPPIQHMTTAPPVSDVSSASSPSARTAVSTSVKPPPVFQGSPTVYSAPPVTVVSRKSDVTSQRQARMEELAARVAQQQAVVMAAGLLEKSESDDGGVIGPSMPEPEPVRHEVQHHTYKSKHAESSSEDKKGKPKTEKVRKCIRTAAGTSWEDASLLEWEPDDFRIFCGDLGNEVNDDILARAFSRYPSFLKAKVVRDKRTGKTKGYGFVSFKDPNDYVRAMREMNGKYVGSRPIKLRKSMWKDRNMEVVRKKQREKKKLGLR; translated from the exons ATGGCGCTCAAATCGGAAGAAGAACGTTTGAAGGAGATGGAAGCGGAGATGGCTCT GTTTGAGCAAGAGGTTCTTGGTGGCCCATTGCCACTATCAGGAAATCCTCCTGTCATGGAGGCTCTACCTGTAGCTGTGACTGTCACAACGATACCAGTCGTACGACCAGTTATTGGCACCAACACCTTCAGACAG GTCCAGCAAACACTCGACGCCAGAGGTAATTTTGTTGGCCCACCACCGACCTTTGTTGGACCAG CTCCAGTCCCCCCAGTGCGTGCGCCCCCTCCTCCGATGATGAGGCCAGCCTTCGTTCCCCATATTTTACAAAGACCAA GTGGTCCGAGGCTCCACATTCTTCGTGCCCCACCTGTCGCCCCTCCTTTGCCGCGGCCTCCCCCACCTCCGCCCATGATGGGTTCGCCTCCCACGCAAGGCCAGGCACCTCAGGGGCTTTCGCCGCCCATCCAGCACATGACCACCGCACCTCCG GTCAGTGACGTGTCCTCAGCTTCCTCCCCATCGGCAAGAACAGCCGTTTCGACATCCGTCAAGCCTCCGCCAGTCTTCCAAGGATCGCCGACCGTTTACTCGGCACCCCCCGTCACAGTCGTGTCCCGAAAAAGCGACGTTACATCTCAGCGGCAAGCAAGAATG GAGGAGCTGGCGGCTCGGGTTGCCCAGCAACAGGCCGTTGTGATGGCGGCGGGGCTGCTGGAGAAGAGTGAGAGCGATGACGGCGGCGTCATCGGACCAAGCATGCCTGAGCCGGAACCCGTGCGCCACGAG GTGCAGCACCACACTTATAAGTCAAAG CATGCGGAAAGTTCCTCGGAAGACAAAAAGGGGAAGCCGAAGACTGAGAAAGTAAGGAAGTGTATCCGAACGGCAGCAGGGACGTCCTGGGAGGACGCCAGCCTGTTAGAATGGGAGCCCG ACGACTTCCGAATCTTCTGCGGGGACCTCGGCAACGAGGTCAACGATGACATACTGGCCAGAGCCTTCAGCAGGTATCCATCATTCCTCAAAGCTAAG GTGGTGAGAGACAAGCGCACGGGAAAGACAAAAGGCTACGGCTTTGTCAGCTTCAAAGATCCGAACGATTATGTGCGAGCCATGAGAGAGATGAACG GAAAATACGTCGGCAGTCGTCCCATCAAACTGAGAAAAAGCATGTGGAAGGATCGCAACATGGAGGTTGTTCGAAAGAAGCAGAGAGAAAAGAAAAAGCTGGGCCTTAGATAG
- the rbm42 gene encoding RNA-binding protein 42 isoform X1 yields MALKSEEERLKEMEAEMALFEQEVLGGPLPLSGNPPVMEALPVAVTVTTIPVVRPVIGTNTFRQVQQTLDARGNFVGPPPTFVGPAPVPPVRAPPPPMMRPAFVPHILQRPTGGPRLHILRAPPVAPPLPRPPPPPPMMGSPPTQGQAPQGLSPPIQHMTTAPPVSDVSSASSPSARTAVSTSVKPPPVFQGSPTVYSAPPVTVVSRKSDVTSQRQARMEELAARVAQQQAVVMAAGLLEKSESDDGGVIGPSMPEPEPVRHEVQHHTYKSKHAESSSEDKKGKPKTEKVRKCIRTAAGTSWEDASLLEWEPDDFRIFCGDLGNEVNDDILARAFSRYPSFLKAKVVRDKRTGKTKGYGFVSFKDPNDYVRAMREMNGKYVGSRPIKLRKSMWKDRNMEVVRKKQREKKKLGLR; encoded by the exons ATGGCGCTCAAATCGGAAGAAGAACGTTTGAAGGAGATGGAAGCGGAGATGGCTCT GTTTGAGCAAGAGGTTCTTGGTGGCCCATTGCCACTATCAGGAAATCCTCCTGTCATGGAGGCTCTACCTGTAGCTGTGACTGTCACAACGATACCAGTCGTACGACCAGTTATTGGCACCAACACCTTCAGACAG GTCCAGCAAACACTCGACGCCAGAGGTAATTTTGTTGGCCCACCACCGACCTTTGTTGGACCAG CTCCAGTCCCCCCAGTGCGTGCGCCCCCTCCTCCGATGATGAGGCCAGCCTTCGTTCCCCATATTTTACAAAGACCAA CAGGTGGTCCGAGGCTCCACATTCTTCGTGCCCCACCTGTCGCCCCTCCTTTGCCGCGGCCTCCCCCACCTCCGCCCATGATGGGTTCGCCTCCCACGCAAGGCCAGGCACCTCAGGGGCTTTCGCCGCCCATCCAGCACATGACCACCGCACCTCCG GTCAGTGACGTGTCCTCAGCTTCCTCCCCATCGGCAAGAACAGCCGTTTCGACATCCGTCAAGCCTCCGCCAGTCTTCCAAGGATCGCCGACCGTTTACTCGGCACCCCCCGTCACAGTCGTGTCCCGAAAAAGCGACGTTACATCTCAGCGGCAAGCAAGAATG GAGGAGCTGGCGGCTCGGGTTGCCCAGCAACAGGCCGTTGTGATGGCGGCGGGGCTGCTGGAGAAGAGTGAGAGCGATGACGGCGGCGTCATCGGACCAAGCATGCCTGAGCCGGAACCCGTGCGCCACGAG GTGCAGCACCACACTTATAAGTCAAAG CATGCGGAAAGTTCCTCGGAAGACAAAAAGGGGAAGCCGAAGACTGAGAAAGTAAGGAAGTGTATCCGAACGGCAGCAGGGACGTCCTGGGAGGACGCCAGCCTGTTAGAATGGGAGCCCG ACGACTTCCGAATCTTCTGCGGGGACCTCGGCAACGAGGTCAACGATGACATACTGGCCAGAGCCTTCAGCAGGTATCCATCATTCCTCAAAGCTAAG GTGGTGAGAGACAAGCGCACGGGAAAGACAAAAGGCTACGGCTTTGTCAGCTTCAAAGATCCGAACGATTATGTGCGAGCCATGAGAGAGATGAACG GAAAATACGTCGGCAGTCGTCCCATCAAACTGAGAAAAAGCATGTGGAAGGATCGCAACATGGAGGTTGTTCGAAAGAAGCAGAGAGAAAAGAAAAAGCTGGGCCTTAGATAG